From the Acidobacteriota bacterium genome, the window GAGCCACCAGGGGTCGCGGGCGATACCAGCCGATGTTGTAATACTGGATCTCGCCACCGGCGGTGATGGTGTCGAAGGTGAATTCCTCGCCATCGATGAACTCTTCGACACTGACCTCCGCGACGTGCTGCAACCGCGGCAGAGCCTCTTCGAGCTCGCCGACATCGTCGACGCGGTAAGTGTCGGCCGATCCAGCCCCGGCGATCGGCTTGAGGATGAGCGGGAAACCGAGCCGCTCCGCCGCCTCGCGACAGCCGCGAACGGTGGTGGCCTTGAAGTGGCGGGGAGTGCGGATGCCGGCCCGGTCGAGGACCGTCTTCATCACTTCCTTGTCGCGGAAGGGCACCGTCTGGGCGACGGTCATGCCGGGCAGCCCGAGCCCTTCGCGCAGCTGCGCCGCCAGCACCATGCCGGGTTCCCACAAGCACTCGATGCCCTGCAGGCCGACCTGCCGGTGCAGCTCTCCGACGCGACGCAGGAGGTCGCCCTCATCCCATAGATCGGGCACCTGGAGGTAGCCCGCAAGGGCATGCCGAGCGCGCTCCGGCAAGGCCGCCGCGGGTTGGTCCCCGAGGCCGTAAACGCGCGCACCAACCTCCGCCAGGGCGGCGGTGAAGAAAGGCATTTCTCCCGGAAAGCCGGGAGAGAAGAACAGGATGTTCATGGAAAATCGCTTCCATCTCGTCGATCGAGGTTCATTTCAGCTCCACCCGCAGAGTCGAAACGATGCGGTGCAGAGCACGCTCGACCACCTCCGTTCGACGGTGGCGAACGATCACGAAGCCTTCGCCCTCGTAGGAGGTCGAAGGGGCCTGCCCGGGGCGCGGCAGGTGGCTCTCCACCACCAGCGGCC encodes:
- a CDS encoding ATP-grasp domain-containing protein → MNILFFSPGFPGEMPFFTAALAEVGARVYGLGDQPAAALPERARHALAGYLQVPDLWDEGDLLRRVGELHRQVGLQGIECLWEPGMVLAAQLREGLGLPGMTVAQTVPFRDKEVMKTVLDRAGIRTPRHFKATTVRGCREAAERLGFPLILKPIAGAGSADTYRVDDVGELEEALPRLQHVAEVSVEEFIDGEEFTFDTITAGGEIQYYNIGWYRPRPLVARTVQWISPQTVALRDVHRPDLAGGRQMGQAVLSALGFESGFTHMEWFLKADGEAVFGEIGARPPGARSVETMNYACDIDVFRGWAEAVTGRAMSQPVERRYNSVVIFKRAQGEGRIRRIEGLAGLMSRFGEHVVSVDLLPVGAPRRNWKQSLLSDGWVMVRHPVLGRALEIADRFGTDLQIYAG